The proteins below come from a single Natrinema sp. SYSU A 869 genomic window:
- a CDS encoding extracellular solute-binding protein codes for MTKRHDFTARRTFLAGSAGLGMAGLAGCTGLIGNDEEEEGNVFKQIGSGRAGRGQPGGTPMAELPDLEGELHIYSGRNEFLVGTLISSLEDQYDDFVVDGPRYADSSQLANQIAEEGSGTDADVFFTVDSAALGEVANEGMARSLSDDVLEMVPAEFQTDQWVGTSGRVRTIPYNTEAFSESDMPTSIDAYTDFEGDLGWAPSYGSCQSFVTAMRLLEGEETTREWLQAIVDNGITAYNDEMAVCQAVADGEIDAGFTNHYYIQRVLEGSPDAPIETVFTDGDAGATFDVAGATVIENTDTPELAENFVRHLLSAEVQEFFAVETFEYPLIAEGEPVGELPPTNELDVPDLDPSELSDLQPTLDLMRSIDGISI; via the coding sequence ATGACGAAGCGACACGATTTCACGGCCCGGCGGACATTTCTCGCCGGATCTGCTGGACTTGGAATGGCCGGCCTGGCCGGTTGTACGGGGTTGATCGGGAACGACGAGGAAGAGGAGGGGAACGTCTTCAAGCAGATCGGCTCCGGCCGTGCAGGCCGTGGCCAGCCCGGCGGGACGCCGATGGCGGAACTGCCCGACCTCGAGGGCGAACTCCACATCTACTCCGGGCGAAACGAGTTCCTCGTCGGGACGCTCATTAGCAGTCTCGAAGATCAGTACGACGATTTCGTGGTCGACGGCCCCCGGTACGCCGACTCCTCGCAGCTCGCAAATCAGATCGCCGAGGAGGGATCGGGCACTGACGCTGACGTTTTCTTTACTGTTGACTCGGCCGCGCTCGGCGAGGTCGCAAACGAGGGGATGGCCCGATCGCTTTCTGACGATGTCTTGGAGATGGTTCCCGCGGAGTTCCAGACCGACCAGTGGGTCGGGACCTCCGGACGCGTCCGGACGATACCCTACAACACAGAGGCGTTCTCCGAGAGCGACATGCCCACGAGCATCGACGCCTACACCGACTTCGAGGGCGACCTCGGCTGGGCCCCCTCCTACGGCTCCTGCCAGTCGTTCGTCACCGCGATGCGCCTGCTCGAGGGCGAAGAGACGACTCGAGAGTGGCTTCAAGCGATCGTGGACAACGGCATCACCGCGTACAACGACGAGATGGCAGTCTGTCAGGCCGTCGCGGACGGCGAAATCGATGCTGGATTCACGAACCACTACTACATCCAGCGGGTCCTCGAGGGATCCCCGGACGCGCCGATCGAGACGGTGTTCACCGACGGCGACGCCGGTGCGACGTTCGACGTCGCAGGCGCGACCGTCATCGAAAACACGGACACCCCCGAGCTGGCGGAGAACTTCGTCCGTCATCTGCTCTCGGCGGAGGTCCAGGAGTTCTTCGCGGTGGAGACGTTCGAATACCCGCTGATCGCGGAGGGCGAACCCGTCGGCGAACTGCCGCCGACCAACGAACTGGACGTGCCGGATCTCGATCCGTCGGAGCTGTCAGACCTCCAGCCGACGCTGGACCTGATGCGCAGCATCGACGGCATCAGCATCTGA
- a CDS encoding alpha-1 4-glucan-protein synthase codes for MSQDICVIVPTIREYECLRSYFGNARNHGFDLSRLHVVLVTEDFCETDGMEAMLEDEGVSGEVFDGSRREEWYADHDVSEYGHVVPAASHAETSFGLLYMWAHDEFDYGFFIDDDTLPHEDQDFFGMHMANLAFEGEIEAVSSDEQWVNVLYQNADEHGLYPRGYPYSAMNETVETGTTEIGGGEVVASQGLWTNVPDLDAVRILMDGDLEGQAQTRTSSDDFGDDFVAARGNYLTVCSMNLAFRREVIPAFYQLPMDDNEWAVGRFDDIWSGVFLKRACDVLGKRIYNGAPLCEHNKAPRSTFDDLNNEVPGLELNEHLWRVIDDVGGDADDYADVFEAMADELADGDWEEYNNGAFFTYVGEHMRDWLDCLSALEQTTRIAGNRRL; via the coding sequence ATGAGTCAGGACATCTGCGTCATCGTCCCGACAATTCGGGAGTACGAGTGTCTGCGCTCGTACTTCGGAAACGCTCGCAATCACGGGTTCGACCTCTCGCGGCTGCACGTCGTCCTCGTTACCGAGGACTTCTGTGAGACTGACGGGATGGAAGCGATGCTCGAGGACGAAGGCGTCTCGGGCGAGGTCTTCGACGGGAGCCGCCGCGAGGAGTGGTACGCTGACCACGACGTCTCCGAATACGGTCACGTCGTGCCAGCGGCGAGCCACGCCGAGACCAGCTTCGGGCTGCTCTACATGTGGGCTCACGACGAGTTCGACTACGGCTTCTTCATCGACGACGACACGCTCCCCCACGAGGATCAGGACTTCTTCGGCATGCACATGGCGAACCTCGCCTTCGAGGGCGAGATTGAGGCGGTCTCCTCGGACGAGCAGTGGGTTAATGTCCTCTACCAGAACGCCGACGAACACGGGCTCTATCCGCGCGGCTACCCCTATTCGGCGATGAACGAAACGGTCGAAACCGGGACGACCGAGATCGGCGGCGGCGAGGTTGTCGCCTCGCAAGGACTGTGGACCAACGTCCCCGATCTCGACGCCGTCCGCATTCTGATGGACGGCGACCTCGAGGGCCAGGCTCAGACCCGGACCTCTAGCGACGATTTCGGCGACGATTTCGTTGCCGCACGGGGCAACTACCTCACCGTCTGTTCGATGAACCTCGCCTTCCGTCGCGAGGTAATTCCCGCGTTCTACCAGCTCCCGATGGACGACAACGAGTGGGCGGTCGGCCGCTTCGACGACATCTGGTCGGGCGTCTTCCTCAAGCGTGCCTGCGACGTGCTCGGCAAGCGGATCTACAACGGCGCGCCCCTCTGTGAACACAACAAGGCCCCCCGCAGCACCTTCGACGACCTGAACAACGAGGTGCCCGGCCTCGAACTCAACGAACACCTCTGGCGCGTAATTGACGATGTCGGCGGCGACGCGGACGACTACGCCGACGTCTTCGAAGCAATGGCCGACGAACTCGCCGACGGCGACTGGGAGGAGTACAATAACGGCGCGTTCTTTACGTACGTCGGCGAACACATGCGCGACTGGCTCGACTGTCTGTCGGCTCTCGAGCAGACGACACGAATTGCGGGGAATCGACGCCTATAA
- a CDS encoding lysylphosphatidylglycerol synthase transmembrane domain-containing protein, producing the protein MNDGGERTGSQDVDRESRSGTDRSASDRLAAALTRRRLTIAGTILVLVGLLVALREIDIRTVTTEISSADPLLIGAAIAVYAVSWPLRGRRYGDVLAAIGYRGGTVVPTLAVFVSQTANLAIPARAGDAVRAYVMRTHRDVPYTAGFASLAVERVFDLATIAALAGLATGWLALGGWAGPLEIIAEAGGARTALLAAVGVSTATAGVGVVIVTSARADHGLGVWLRTRANDRPRLEGVLEAALRFAGDVQIVARQPRALATIGAGSLLVWILDVLTAVLVLAALGSGLAVGTLLAVGTLAVSVGNLAKVLPLSQGGVGLYEAAFTALVVGFTPIGASTALAAAIVDHALKNGVTLVGGAGAVTSLGVSLSDAAESNPEEIRETDKL; encoded by the coding sequence ATGAACGATGGGGGTGAGAGAACGGGCTCGCAAGATGTCGACCGCGAGTCGCGTTCGGGGACCGATAGATCAGCGAGCGATAGGCTCGCCGCGGCACTGACTCGCCGTCGACTGACGATCGCGGGAACGATACTCGTTCTCGTCGGTCTGCTCGTCGCCCTCCGAGAGATCGATATCCGGACCGTTACGACCGAGATCTCGAGCGCTGATCCGCTCCTGATCGGCGCCGCGATCGCCGTCTATGCCGTCTCGTGGCCACTTCGGGGTCGCCGGTACGGCGACGTGCTGGCCGCGATCGGATACCGAGGCGGGACGGTCGTTCCGACACTGGCCGTCTTCGTCAGTCAGACGGCGAATCTCGCGATTCCGGCGCGGGCCGGTGACGCGGTTCGTGCATACGTAATGCGGACCCATCGCGACGTTCCCTACACCGCTGGCTTCGCGTCGCTGGCCGTCGAGCGAGTGTTCGATCTGGCGACGATCGCCGCGCTCGCGGGGCTCGCGACGGGCTGGCTCGCGCTGGGCGGGTGGGCCGGTCCGCTCGAGATCATCGCGGAGGCCGGCGGCGCGCGGACCGCCCTCCTCGCTGCAGTGGGCGTGAGCACGGCGACCGCCGGTGTCGGCGTCGTCATCGTCACGTCCGCTCGAGCCGATCACGGACTAGGCGTGTGGCTCCGGACGCGAGCGAACGATCGGCCACGACTCGAGGGGGTGCTTGAGGCCGCGCTCCGATTCGCGGGCGACGTACAGATCGTCGCCCGTCAGCCGCGAGCGCTGGCGACGATCGGGGCAGGGAGTCTGCTGGTGTGGATACTCGACGTTCTCACAGCGGTGCTCGTCCTCGCGGCGCTGGGTAGCGGGCTCGCGGTTGGCACGCTGCTGGCGGTCGGGACGCTGGCGGTCAGCGTCGGAAACCTCGCGAAAGTCCTCCCGCTGTCACAGGGCGGCGTCGGGCTCTACGAGGCCGCGTTCACGGCGCTCGTGGTCGGGTTCACTCCGATCGGTGCGAGCACGGCGCTGGCCGCGGCGATCGTCGATCACGCGCTGAAAAACGGCGTAACGCTGGTCGGCGGGGCCGGTGCAGTCACCTCATTGGGTGTTTCGCTCTCGGATGCGGCAGAGTCGAACCCAGAAGAGATACGGGAGACCGATAAACTTTAG
- a CDS encoding NAD-dependent epimerase/dehydratase family protein, producing MSISNRSVLVTGGAGFIGSHLTERLLKDGTDVTVVDDLSNGDRDRVPDEADFLEADLTDPDALEGHLEEITLVVHLAASKHVDTDRPHGQFDDNTQMTRNILEAMAEADVTEIAYTSSSTVYGEAPRPTPEDYAPLEPISAYGASKLADEGLLSARAHSHDLTVWNFRFANVVGPRLRGAVIPDFIEKLQENPETLTILGDGRQEKSYLHLEDCLDAMLYTIEHADDAMNTYNLGTRTTTSVDRIATIVAEELGVDPDREYTGGERGWTGDVPKMRLSIEKLSALGWEPHLSSDEAVRRSTREIIDELR from the coding sequence ATGTCCATCTCGAACCGAAGCGTGCTTGTCACGGGCGGTGCCGGGTTCATCGGCTCACACCTCACCGAGCGCCTGCTCAAGGACGGCACCGACGTAACCGTCGTCGACGACCTCTCGAACGGCGACCGCGACCGCGTGCCCGACGAAGCCGACTTTCTCGAGGCCGATCTCACCGATCCCGACGCCCTCGAGGGACACCTCGAGGAGATCACCCTCGTCGTCCACCTCGCGGCATCGAAACACGTCGACACGGATCGGCCCCACGGCCAGTTCGACGACAACACGCAGATGACCCGGAACATCCTCGAGGCGATGGCCGAGGCCGACGTGACGGAGATTGCCTACACATCCTCCTCGACGGTCTACGGGGAGGCTCCGCGGCCGACGCCGGAGGACTACGCTCCCCTCGAGCCGATCAGCGCCTACGGGGCGAGCAAACTGGCCGATGAAGGGCTGCTCTCGGCGCGGGCCCATAGCCACGACCTCACCGTCTGGAATTTCCGATTCGCGAACGTAGTTGGCCCGCGCCTTCGTGGGGCAGTGATCCCCGACTTCATCGAGAAGCTTCAGGAGAATCCGGAAACACTCACTATTCTCGGCGACGGCCGTCAGGAGAAGTCCTATCTGCACCTCGAGGACTGTCTCGACGCGATGCTCTACACCATCGAGCACGCCGACGACGCGATGAACACCTACAACCTCGGCACGCGCACGACGACCTCGGTCGACCGGATCGCGACCATCGTCGCCGAAGAGTTAGGCGTCGATCCCGACCGGGAGTACACGGGCGGCGAGCGCGGCTGGACCGGCGACGTGCCGAAGATGCGTCTCTCGATCGAGAAGCTCTCTGCACTGGGCTGGGAGCCCCATCTCTCGAGCGACGAGGCGGTCCGCCGATCGACCCGCGAGATCATCGACGAACTTCGCTGA
- a CDS encoding universal stress protein, whose amino-acid sequence MERALVVVEPTAEAKELVREAGSLANGVNASVVLIHATTDEEYAARRQAMSSIASSGGEYTADDAHEGAEQFARDVAADVLSDLEIQYETVGDVGKKGDIILQAAEEHECDHIFLPGRNRSPTGKALFGDATQKVVLDFDGPVTVVTN is encoded by the coding sequence ATGGAACGAGCACTCGTCGTCGTCGAACCGACAGCGGAAGCCAAAGAACTCGTCCGTGAAGCCGGATCACTTGCCAACGGCGTCAACGCATCCGTCGTACTCATTCACGCGACGACCGATGAAGAATACGCTGCTCGCAGGCAAGCGATGTCATCGATCGCTAGCTCGGGTGGTGAGTATACGGCCGATGATGCCCATGAAGGGGCAGAACAGTTCGCACGGGACGTCGCAGCGGACGTCCTATCCGACCTCGAAATCCAGTACGAAACGGTCGGAGACGTGGGCAAAAAAGGCGACATCATTCTGCAGGCTGCCGAGGAACACGAGTGTGACCATATCTTCCTTCCGGGCCGGAACCGCTCACCCACGGGCAAAGCCCTGTTCGGTGACGCCACACAAAAGGTGGTGTTGGATTTCGACGGGCCGGTCACGGTCGTGACGAACTGA
- the prf1 gene encoding peptide chain release factor aRF-1 has protein sequence MSQEGEQEHSDRKKYEFRKVIEDLKDYDGSGTQLVTIYIPDDRQISDVVQHVTQEHSEAANIKSKQTRTAVQDALTSIKDRLRYFDTFPPDNGIVLFSGAVDSGGGRTDMVTKVLESPPQPIESFRYHCDSDFLTEPLEEMLADKGLFGLIVLDRREANVGWLKGKRIEPVKSASSLVPGKQRKGGQSAQRFARLRLEAIDNFYQEVAGMANDLFVPRRHELDGILVGGPSPTKDEFLDGDYLHHELQDSVLDKFDVAYTDESGLKDLVDNAEDALADAEVMKDKKVMEEFFKELNAGDLATYGFEPTRRNLVMGSVDRLLISEDLRKDVITYDCPECDTTEREVVDRRKSTPTHTCTECGTDVEGTEENREDAIDHLIDIAEQRGTETKFISTDFEKGEQLLNAFGGFAGLLRYSTGV, from the coding sequence ATGAGCCAGGAGGGTGAGCAGGAGCACTCGGACCGGAAAAAGTACGAGTTCCGGAAGGTCATTGAGGACCTAAAGGACTACGACGGCTCCGGAACGCAGCTCGTGACGATTTACATTCCCGACGACAGACAGATCAGTGACGTCGTCCAACACGTCACGCAAGAACACAGCGAGGCGGCCAACATCAAGTCCAAGCAGACCCGGACGGCCGTTCAAGACGCGCTGACGAGTATCAAGGACCGACTGCGATACTTCGACACCTTTCCACCGGACAACGGCATCGTGCTCTTTTCCGGTGCCGTCGACTCCGGCGGCGGCCGCACCGATATGGTCACCAAAGTCCTCGAGAGTCCGCCCCAGCCCATCGAGTCTTTCCGCTATCACTGTGACTCGGACTTTCTGACTGAACCCTTAGAGGAGATGCTGGCCGACAAGGGCCTCTTCGGCCTGATCGTCCTCGACCGACGCGAGGCAAACGTCGGTTGGCTGAAGGGCAAGCGTATCGAGCCAGTCAAATCTGCCTCCTCGCTGGTCCCCGGCAAGCAGCGAAAGGGTGGCCAGTCCGCCCAGCGATTCGCCCGCCTGCGCCTCGAGGCCATCGACAACTTCTATCAGGAGGTCGCGGGGATGGCGAACGACCTGTTCGTGCCGCGACGCCACGAACTCGACGGGATTCTCGTCGGCGGTCCATCGCCGACCAAAGACGAGTTCCTCGACGGCGACTACCTCCACCACGAACTGCAGGACTCCGTCCTGGACAAGTTCGACGTCGCCTACACCGACGAGTCCGGCCTGAAGGACCTCGTCGACAACGCCGAAGACGCACTCGCCGACGCGGAGGTGATGAAGGACAAGAAGGTGATGGAGGAGTTCTTCAAGGAACTCAACGCGGGCGACCTCGCGACCTACGGCTTCGAGCCAACCCGCCGGAACCTGGTGATGGGGTCGGTCGATCGGCTCCTAATCAGCGAGGACCTCCGGAAGGACGTCATTACCTACGACTGTCCTGAGTGTGATACCACCGAGCGCGAGGTCGTCGACCGGCGCAAGTCGACACCGACCCACACCTGTACCGAGTGCGGCACTGACGTCGAAGGGACCGAAGAGAACCGCGAGGACGCAATCGACCACCTCATCGATATCGCCGAACAGCGCGGCACCGAGACCAAGTTCATCTCGACGGACTTCGAGAAAGGCGAACAACTCCTCAACGCCTTCGGCGGCTTCGCCGGCCTGCTTCGCTACTCGACCGGCGTCTAA
- the minD gene encoding cell division ATPase MinD encodes MSHETVYAIASGKGGVGKTTTTVNLGTALAEAGERVAIVDADLGMANLAGFVSLTPDSTTLHDVLAGDASIDDATYRLADNIVAVPSGTNLDEYAETSPEGLREAVEELQSQFDYVFLDVGAGISHETVLPLGLADAVVLVSTPEPAAVHDTKKTIELTDRAGGEIAGLVLTRTHPDGDVSHDEIADRLEVPLLGTIPEDPAARDSVYAGTPLVVFEPQGPAAVAYRRLTAELTGVEIPVPADGDESDAEEHAATADATATDSTDGDDGREAAHDDVSSAITEAESDP; translated from the coding sequence ATGTCCCATGAGACGGTCTATGCCATCGCGAGCGGGAAAGGCGGTGTCGGGAAGACGACAACGACGGTCAACCTCGGCACAGCGCTGGCCGAGGCCGGCGAGCGCGTCGCGATCGTCGACGCCGACCTCGGCATGGCGAACCTCGCCGGGTTCGTCAGCCTCACCCCTGACTCGACTACCCTACACGACGTGTTAGCCGGAGATGCATCGATCGACGACGCCACTTACCGACTGGCGGACAATATCGTCGCCGTCCCGAGCGGCACGAACCTCGACGAGTACGCCGAAACCTCTCCCGAAGGGCTGCGGGAGGCCGTCGAAGAGTTGCAGTCCCAGTTCGACTACGTCTTTCTCGACGTCGGTGCCGGCATCAGCCACGAGACCGTCCTGCCGCTGGGACTGGCCGACGCCGTCGTCCTCGTCTCGACGCCCGAGCCTGCCGCCGTCCACGACACGAAGAAGACCATCGAACTGACCGATCGCGCCGGCGGCGAGATCGCGGGTCTCGTCCTCACCCGCACCCACCCGGATGGCGACGTTTCTCACGACGAGATCGCCGACCGCCTCGAGGTACCCCTTCTCGGGACGATTCCCGAGGATCCGGCGGCCCGGGACAGCGTCTACGCCGGCACGCCACTGGTCGTCTTCGAGCCCCAGGGTCCCGCGGCGGTCGCCTATCGCCGACTCACAGCGGAGTTGACCGGCGTCGAAATCCCGGTCCCGGCGGACGGCGACGAGAGTGATGCGGAAGAGCATGCCGCGACTGCCGACGCCACCGCGACCGATTCGACCGACGGAGACGACGGACGGGAGGCAGCTCACGACGATGTCTCGAGTGCGATCACGGAAGCCGAATCCGATCCCTGA